TGACAGTTCTCTCCTTAGAGTGCTTTACCAATGTAAGATATGCAATAATTGAAAGAGAGTAACATATCtcaattcaaacttttatatcaatagttatatatttttattatctgtcATAAGcggtaataatattattatcgcGTGCATGTGTTcccttttttatcattttaaattctttacatcAATGCATCATAATgcatagatatttttttattatttcactaATGGAAGAAATATTGTTACAGATCATAAAGGCTTCGGGCTCGTATTTATCGGTACTGCTGGCAATGAAATAAATTccatgtaatatattttataatttctaaatagtcgtaaaataatgaattaattgtAAATGATTATGTAGAGGTTGACtatcttaattaaatatattagaatagaatttatatgtacatataaatataaatatatgtatatacaaagtaaaaatatatatgtacataataaatattttttttcagtacataCTTTTAGACCAAATGCAATATAGTTACTGTGAATGAAAAACTGTAATCGTAATATTCTTCTCCTGGTGTGAGGAAAGTTACGTGTTCATATATATAATAGCTTCTGTCTGGGATACAGTTTCTCACTTCTTCAAACATATTTTCGAGCACATGAAACACTACACCCTCCTACACACGCATTTTATGCAGCCTATGCACTTGTTGACTTCTTGTAAATATCATTATCTCGTACACATGTGAACTACCTTGCACGTGAAGAAACTCATATATTTCCGTATAGAATTGCATTTGAGTTTCTTCGCTGCTTTCGTGTATGAGCTTCAAAACCTTTCCGGAGTACGCTGAAGTACGACTGACGATCGGATGCGTACGTTACCTCGTTCGCACTCGCACGAATCATTGTATAGTTGCGCAATGACTGGTGCCCAAGGGAAAAAAAATGACTATATCtatgctctctctttctccctcgtgTTATCAATGTTCTGAGAAACTACAATACGCAAGCGAGACGAGGGCTTCGtgcatgataaaaatatttaatgatcaaCTATCATTGGTCACTCGTCCAATAGCTACTACTTGCGTCCTAGAAGCTTTTATTCTTCTCACTAATTTTCCACCAGGTACATCAAGTTGTGgttggaaaatataaatttcagcGAGAGTATTCCTAGGTTTTGATGGCTGGGCAAgtatatataaagaataaacAAGAAAGACAAGAAGTTATGGGGAGTAAACGTTCGATCAATCGAACAGTAGAACTTACGCTCACGATATTTAGTGTTTGGCCAGTATTCTTCAGAGTTTTAGCTGATTACGCTAACAATCACAGTAGCCTCACACTTCTGGTACATTGTATCGCATTTTCATGTCCGCTATCTTTTCAAGTTGATGAATTGTTTGAGTACCTTCTTGGCACTTTTAAAAGTGTTCGTTAAGGTCACTATCTTCTCGTTCAAACAGCGGTACAGCGACAATTAGTCAGAAGTAAGCAATTGAAACcttgtaaaaaaagataaaaataatatgaaaattatgtcGCAATTATGCAACGACATATGCACGTGTTTCAagtgattatattatttatagagaATTCGACAAAATCGTGACGACGACAGTGAAAGGCTGGAATGATTGCGGTAACAATGGCATTACATTACGTGAAATGAGAAGTAAAGCAAAATTATCGAGTCGTATTTCTAATGGGTTAATTATTCTTCACACAATGGGCGGATTTGCATACGTCATTAGCACTCTCATGACAGTTGTCGACATCGACGTCACCAATCGAACGGATGAACTACCCCTCGCGATGAAAATGGAACATCCCTTCGTTATAGACACGCGACGCAAGTACAGATTGGTATTAGCCAGCAGCTGTGTTCTCGATGGTGGGCACTTGGGGAGCTGGTTTATTCAACGCTCTGTTTCTAACTCTGATAACCTGCACTTATGTAAGCAAGTATTATAAGCAAAATATAGTTATTGTTAAACAgcatattattagtttatattaatgtaaatacattagattgaaattcgagaaaaattgaatatttatttcattgagtCTGATTCAATCACTGCATTTTATTATCACACATTCGTTTCATAACAATGTTTCTACTTCTTAaggataaaacaaataattgtaCTCACATTGTCTAATGATAGAATCTTTATTTGTAGACTCTACATGTGAGCAGCCAATAAACGTCCCGCTGCGTTGGTTGAGGGAAAATGGATCTACAGACATCGACAAAAAAGATGACGCATTCCTCGCTGTTATAACGAAAATCAttcgaaaacaaaaaaaattatcaaccCTTTCGAAGATATTGAAGATCTCTTTTCACTCATCGCTTTGGTGCAATTCGAATCTAATATCTGATATGTTCATTAGGATTTATCATATTGTAACCGTGAgtaagattattaaaattttaccgtaaaataaattaattttagttaatttcTTATACACtggtatttattatatatccattgtattaaatatttctactcgtaaaccactttttattacattccGTGGGCAAACATGTTTATTTCTATTCTGTTTTAACATCGTAGGCAATCGGCAATCCCGATGCCACTGAACAAATAGTGAGATCTCTTATATTTTTCACTGTAACGAATGTCGAAgtgtttatatattgttttgcTGGAGAATATCTGAGCAATAAGGTTAGCAAAAAAAGGTGATAGTAATAAAGGAAGGCGTGCAAATAATCTTGCGTTTGCGATACTAAAGCTAATATTATGGAgagaaatactataaaatagttctatttttataacttttgtttaTAGAACAACGAGAGCGGAAACACGGCGTACAATTCTTCTCGGTACGACATAAAAGCTAAAAATAGtcgtaattttgttatttataattttacgatCGCAGAGGCAATTGCAGCTTACAGCAAAATGACAGTTCTCTCCTTAGAGTGCTTTACAAATGTGAAATTTGtaataagaaagaaatattttaacttttgtaCATACAATAACGTAGTTATCTACAACGATGATAACATCATTATCGTCCAAAATAGACTTTtctatcatataaaattttttatatagattgatcataataatgcatataaatatatttttttctttatcgctAATAGATGTTATATTGTTGTCGATTGTGAAAGGGATCGTATTTATCGGTACTGCTAGCAATGAAATAAATGCTCTAATATCCTTTTTGCAATTAAGAATGTTTTAAGGATgtattaaacataatattttgaaaatgatgaaaaagttatgaaaagaaTTACCGATTGCTTTTTACAGATTACAGACATTGCATGTAAAAGTAATTCAAAAGATTAGACAATTTTGTACATggttaacaaattattacattgTGCTATTCTCACACGCATTTTTACCAATGCGGTCTATGCACTTGTTGATTCCTCCTAAATATCACGATCGCACACTGGCAAGCTGCAAACTGCCTTGCATGCGAGAAAACTCTTATATTTCCGTAGCATTGCACTTAGACTTCTTCGCTACTCTTTTCACTGCTCCGTTGCATGAACTTCAAAACTTTTCCGAAGTGCGCTGAAGTACGACTGACCATCGGATGCGTACTTTGCCGTAAGAATCATTGCATATTTAAACCGGATAATGTGCGATTATCGGTACTCGAGGGAAGGAAAGATGACCCTATGTTTTCTCCCTCTTCTTATATCGATGTTGCGAGAAGCCGAGCGTACGCGAGCGAGGGCTGCATggaatatgataaaaatatttaatgagctACTTCCATTGAACGATCCTGGTAGGGAGCGCCCATTTGATGACACAGGGCCTCCCAGTCTTTAGACAGTTATTCTAGAATACGCATCTCGAGTTTTCATTGGGAAGCGTGACGAGTgacgaagagaaaaaaatagggaacagtTCTTTTACCTTCCTGAAAAAGCGTTTGCTCTGTCTTTCCGTATAATTCGATGCCTTCCCTTACGTAAAAAAACGAGAGAGCAAagagaaataagaaattatgACGCGTAAAAGCACAATTAATCgcactttaaaattaatgctcACTCTATGCGGCGTATGGCCAGGCACATCGTACGTTATAATCTGCAGGGCGTATTGGATTATCGCGTTAGCAACAGATGAAATTTGCCATTACCGTTATCTTTTAATGCATTTCCACTCTCGTGATCTCTTCGATTTGATGGACTGTTTCAGTAGTTTTCTAACGcaagtaaaattttcaattaaattaatcatattttggCTGAACGAACGGTAAGTAATGCAAAATGATATATAAGTAATTTGCATATGTATTACCCCAAGattattccattattttttatcaatatcttCCACATTTATTGCTTaatcaatttacaataaatgaagaatataaataattcacaaatattgcatcttttcttaatttttgtcgATACATATATCAAGTgcatatctttatattttattcgctTGAATgcaagaaaataagaaaattaaaaatgttacaatattgtttgaaaatattaaaacaaaattaaagctacattaatataattatataataatactttacaCAATGTACTTTCCTAGATACACAAGTTTCTATCCAATCGACACGGTTAttcatgtataataattataagttttagtatcacatttaatataacgtgaaagttgcagcaacgttgtagttatattataatttcgtcTTTGGCATATCATTTTGTTGTAATTaatgtgtttttatatataaaatttaaacattgaaactatataacgtttatatattaaagtatcacatacttgttatataaataacagcATTTGCACACTTGTATTACATAAAAGAAGACAACAGAtccaaaaaattatgatataagtatcatgaaatatttattatatgaagtatcatttttaaattttgtagcaGTTATAAATTGTGTCGATTGggtatgttttatatatttttttctataactggtagaataattgataattcaaattattcgcAGAAAATTCCTCGAGATCTTGACGATGATGACGGAAGACTGGAACGATTGCAACAGCAGTGACGTTAACATGCGTGAAACGACGTGCAAAGCTAAATTAGCTGCACGTATCACTAACGCGATGTTCACTCTTCATACGTTAACCATCGTTGCGTATAGTATTGGCATTCTCTTCGCCGACGTCGACGTCACCGATCAGTCTGAACTACCTCTTCTCTTAAAGGTGGAGCTTCCTGTTGACATAAACACAAAACGCATGTACAAAATGTTGCTGTCCATGCAATTTGTGCATCTCATCATGTCCGGCTGTGGAACGGGTCTACTGAATGCTTTGCTCTTAACTTTGGTAAGCAAGTTGCAACGTTCGAAATGCACTTGTCACATATAACACggattaataattatcaaaacaattgGCGATTAATATCGTTTCAAAACGATAATTATTCAAACGTTGTTTAAAAGCGTGTCATTTTGAACTTTAATCATTGGATGCaatgtgtgcaatttttatttcttacagaCTTTACACGTAGGTGGTCAAATGGATATCCTGCGCTGCTGGTTAAACGAACTCGTACCGCGAGAGAATGAAAGGAGATCCGAATCTGTTGTCGTTACgacgaataaaattattcgCAAGCATCAAAAAATCATTAGCTTTTCGGAATACATTGaggatttatatacatacatcgCGTTAGTGCAATTCACATCGAACACCGTGCTGATTTGCTCCTTGGGATTCCTTATCGTAACGGCGAGTGAAAGCATTAAGTATTACGCATAATAATGAATGTTACATTCTATAAAATTGACCgtacatatttgtaataaataaatattctgcaATTCTACTTACAGATATTAAACTGACACAGATACGTGTGTCAGtttaatatatctatttataacGGTGATATTAATCTGTTTATAATTTtggaaatacattaaataattgcTGCTTCGATATTGCAGGCAATTGGCAGTCCCGACGCGACCGAGCACATAATGCGGTCTCTTTTGTTTTATACCGTAACGAATCTCGAAGcgtttatattttgttacgCAGGGGAATATCTGAAAAACAAAGTAAGATACGGGACAATAATTATGACGATAATCATTAACGATTATTTTGAGCCTATCGGAAAAAGAAAATGACAATACAATCAGGGCAATCTTAACTATCTCCACCTTTCTAGAGCAAAGCTATTGGAAATGCGGCGTACAATTCCGCCTGGTACGAAATGAAACCTGAAAACAGTCGTAATTTAATATTCGTGATATTAAGGGCGCAGAAGCAACTGACACTTACAGTTGGAAAAATAATGGATCTCTCCTTAGAATCTTTTACAAGTGTAAGACTTATACGCAGcgcacaaaataattttggataattttatacatgataTTTGTATCGAGATACGttctacattaaatttattttttgtctatGCAATTTTCTTATGCCAAttctttaaatttgtaaattttcttaGAACAATATTCaaaactcatttttttcttattgccaaatatataatcttttaaagTATTAATCTCCAATACAAAAAGTTCATACTTTATTATAGATTATGAAAGCTTCAGGATCATATTTATCAGTATTGCTGGCTATGCAATAAGCACATCGTATATTAGAAGATTTTTGTACAATAATCGTGAAGTATATAGCTTTAGTAGTGATAGAAATATgcctgtataatatatatttatgacttAAAATAGTAGTAGTTTAGAAATTCTAAAATGTAGTCACTtatagaagaatataaaatggCAAGTCATTCTTTATATCAGAATATTTAATAGAtcctaatatatattttccagGAACCGtcagattattatattataacgtattataatattataacgtagagaaaacttttaatcaataattaaaattaaattcacgaAGTATCGAACGGATATAGCAGTCTcacgtaatttttatattttccatgccaattttacatttatgtatttttagtgaaacagatattaaatatattaaataagaaaatgaaataattaaatatacacagagacagaaaaaaaagagaaagagagagaaagagagcactTGATacagaaaaaaacataaaaaattatttgcatataCAGAAAATACAATATAGAAAGTTTTAATACAACGTTAATGACATAATATTTGAtccttttaaatatttatttatgtatactttaatttacatgtaaataatagtatatattatttcacgtatattttcaaaaacaaatgtATAATGAACTTATTAATCCTAATTGCGTTTTATTAGGATTATTCTTCTACAAATCCCTTTTCAGTTATTACAAGCAAAGCAATGTAATGTTGTATAGTGTTGCACATAATTGATCGGCTCTTCGGTCTCTAGAAATTTAAAACTTTCTTAAAATATCGTGGTCACGACTAACCGTCGGACGTAGATACATAGCTGTATCTACGTCCGCACGTATCGTTGCATATTTAAAGTGAACAATTCGCGATGCATTACCAGCGCAGAAAAGAGAGGGGAAAAAAGAACTTCACCTGTCTTTCCGTTTCTTACATTAAATTCATGAAAAACCACGACGAAATGTATTCAGGGTCTTCGCTCGGcacaatagaaatatttaatgagCAACTGCAATTGCGATCAATTGCCGAAGGTTGAACCTACTGATTTCTTAgagttttcttacatttttttttcttttttttttcacgaaggTATTCACGCTATAATACACGTAGAACTGTCATCGAAACGCACGCGCGTTTGGTCAGAAcgtatatttcttttatctatagagagtttttattcttttacgtACATCTCAATGGATTCGCCTGTGTGCACACGAGAGAACAGagagaaataagaaattatgGCTCGTAAAAATACGTTTAACCGCACGTTGAAGTTTATGCTCACTCTGTGCGGTATCTGGCCAGGCACACCGTATGTTCTGCTTTGCAGAATATTTTGGGTCGTTTCAATGACAGTTATTCTGTACTTTCACTACCGTTATTTCTACTGGCATGTGCGCTCTGCCGAAATCTTGGATTTAATGGATTGTCTGTCGAGCTTCATTG
The DNA window shown above is from Solenopsis invicta isolate M01_SB chromosome 10, UNIL_Sinv_3.0, whole genome shotgun sequence and carries:
- the LOC120358768 gene encoding uncharacterized protein LOC120358768 translates to MRSKAKLSSRISNGLIILHTMGGFAYVISTLMTVVDIDVTNRTDELPLAMKMEHPFVIDTRRKYRLVLASSCVLDGGHLGSWFIQRSVSNSDNLHLYSTCEQPINVPLRWLRENGSTDIDKKDDAFLAVITKIIRKQKKLSTLSKILKISFHSSLWCNSNLISDMFIRIYHIVTAIGNPDATEQIVRSLIFFTVTNVEVFIYCFAGEYLSNKNNESGNTAYNSSRYDIKAKNSRNFVIYNFTIAEAIAAYSKMTVLSLECYIVVDCERDRIYRYC
- the LOC105193133 gene encoding odorant receptor 4, with the protein product MTRKSTINRTLKLMLTLCGVWPGTSYVIICRAYWIIALATDEICHYRYLLMHFHSRDLFDLMDCFSSFLTQVKFSIKLIIFWLNERKFLEILTMMTEDWNDCNSSDVNMRETTCKAKLAARITNAMFTLHTLTIVAYSIGILFADVDVTDQSELPLLLKVELPVDINTKRMYKMLLSMQFVHLIMSGCGTGLLNALLLTLTLHVGGQMDILRCWLNELVPRENERRSESVVVTTNKIIRKHQKIISFSEYIEDLYTYIALVQFTSNTVLICSLGFLIVTAIGSPDATEHIMRSLLFYTVTNLEAFIFCYAGEYLKNKSKAIGNAAYNSAWYEMKPENSRNLIFVILRAQKQLTLTVGKIMDLSLESFTSIMKASGSYLSVLLAMQ